From a region of the Solanum stenotomum isolate F172 chromosome 2, ASM1918654v1, whole genome shotgun sequence genome:
- the LOC125856136 gene encoding phosphatidylinositol 4-phosphate 5-kinase 1-like, translating into MDNAWIINVEISTAGMNNAVISNVRKKEMREPCVAAATVVVAVATTMTKKTSPEEDGDVIIIPPLCTSANRSRLQAGSRRITPTNDDMAELRQLPNGDLYTGTFLGKVPHGNGKYLWSDGCMYEGEWRRGKASGKGKFSWPSGATYEGDFKDGRMDGYGTFIGADGDTYRGWWAADRKHGFGEKLYANGDLYVGSWKWNLQEGEGRYVWGNGNEYIGEWRKGVMFGKGVLIWANGKRYEGDWDNGMPKGNGVFSWPDGRTCYTSGSWGDSNSSKQEFSTGGGNGGQVLRRSSVTMNVRERNVNLPRICIWESDGEAGDITCDIVDNREASSMFVPRNDDEEDEDDDDDEESESSEGDESGDFRKSPCHSEVVEMKKPGQPITKGHKNYDLVVSLQLGIRYSTQKHASITREPKNGDFDPNEKFWTRFPPEGSKLTPPHQVVDFKWKDYCPVVFKSLRELFGIDPAEYMLAICGSDALRELSSPGKSGSNFYLTQDDRFIIKTLKKSEVKVFIRMLQSYYRHVRQYRSSLVTKFFGVHCVKMVGCQKTRFVVMGNLFYSERVIHKRFDLKGSSYGRTTDKPGGEADETTTLKDLDLNFVFQLRQSWYKELIRQIDIDCQFLEAENIMDYSLLIGVHICNYSNNGEMNLSPSGKADAQDYCLCDAESPDKGHIIDKRNSPISSAANVPARAMCVTRSGIESTSEQGGCDANNAILCLGIIDILQDYDISKRLEHAYKSFQVDPTSISAVDPKLYSKRFRDFISRIFKVDEG; encoded by the exons atGGATAATGCATGGATTATTAATGTTGAGATTAGTACTGCAGGGATGAATAATGCAGTGATTAGTAATGTAag GAAGAAGGAAATGCGTGAACCTTGTGTTGCTGCTGCTactgttgttgttgctgttgctACTACTATGACGAAGAAAACTAGTCCGGAAGAGGATGGGGACGTGATAATCATCCCTCCGTTGTGTACATCAGCTAATCGGTCAAGATTACAAGCTGGGTCACGTCGCATTACGCCGACGAATGATGATATGGCTGAGCTCCGGCAGCTGCCGAACGGAGATCTGTATACTGGGACATTTTTGGGAAAAGTGCCGCATGGTAATGGGAAGTATTTATGGTCTGATGGGTGTATGTATGAAGGTGAGTGGAGAAGAGGGAAGGCGAGTGGTAAAGGGAAGTTTTCGTGGCCTTCGGGGGCGACTTATGAAGGGGATTTTAAGGATGGGAGAATGGATGGGTATGGGACGTTTATCGGAGCTGATGGGGATACGTATCGGGGTTGGTGGGCAGCAGATCGGAAACATGGGTTTGGAGAGAAGTTATATGCTAATGGGGATTTGTATGTTGGTTCTTGGAAGTGGAATTTGCAAGAAGGGGAAGGGAGGTATGTTTGGGGAAATGGGAATGAGTATATTGGAGAATGGAGAAAAGGGGTTATGTTTGGTAaaggggttttgatttgggcaAATGGGAAAAGATATGAAGGGGATTGGGATAATGGGATGCCTAAAGGAAATGGTGTTTTTAGTTGGCCTGATGGTAGGACTTGTTATACTAGTGGTTCATGGGGTGATAGTAATTCATCCAAACAAGAATTTAGTACTGGTGGTGGTAATGGTGGTCAGGTTCTAAGGAGATCTTCTGTGACGATGAATGTGCGTGAAAGGAATGTTAATTTACCGAGGATTTGTATATGGGAATCTGATGGTGAAGCAGGAGATATTACTTGTGACATAGTTGACAATAGGGAGGCTTCTTCTATGTTTGTTCCTAGGAATGATGATGAGGAggatgaggatgatgatgatgatgaagagaGTGAGAGTTCTGAAGGAGATGAAAGTGGGGATTTTCGGAAGAGTCCTTGCCACTCTGAAGTTGTGGAAATGAAGAAGCCGGGGCAACCAATAACCAAGGGACATAAGAATTATGATTTGGTGGTTAGTCTTCAGCTAGGTATTAG GTATTCTACTCAGAAGCACGCCTCAATTACCCGAGAACCAAAGAATGGGGATTTTGATCCTAATGAGAAGTTCTGGACAAGGTTTCCACCTGAGGGTTCCAAACTCACACCACCCCATCAGGTTGTGGACTTCAAATGGAAGGACTACTGTCCCGTAGTTTTCAA GAGTCTTAGGGAGTTGTTTGGAATAGATCCAGCTGAGTACATGCTAGCTATCTGTGGAAGTGATGCACTTAGGGAACTATCTTCCCCTGGGAAAAGTGGCAGCAACTTCTATCTAACTCAAGATGACCGATTTATCATCAAAACTTTGAAAAAGTCCGAAGTTAAG GTGTTCATTAGAATGCTTCAAAGTTATTATCGGCATGTTCGTCAGTACCGAAGCTCCTTGGTGACAAAGTTTTTTGGTGTACATTGTGTTAAAATGGTTGGATGTCAAAAG ACACGTTTTGTTGTTATGGGGAACCTGTTCTACTCTGAACGTGTGATCCATAAGCGCTTTGATTTAAAGGGATCCTCTTATGGCCGTACAACTGATAAGCCAGGAGGAGAGGCCGATGAGACTACTACGCTTAAAGACCTCGATCTCAACTTTGTCTTTCAATTGCGACAATCTTGGTATAAAGAGCTTATAAG ACAAATTGATATAGATTGTCAGTTTCTGGAAGCTGAGAATATCATGGATTACAGTCTTTTGATTGGTGTTCATATCTGCAATTATAGTAACAATGGCGAGATGAATTTGTCACCTTCTG GCAAAGCTGATGCTCAAGATTATTGCTTATGTGATGCAGAAAGTCCTGATAAGGGACATATCATTGACAAAAG GAATTCTCCTATAAGTTCAGCTGCAAATGTGCCTGCAAGGGCGATGTGTGTGACAAGGAGTGGAATTGAGTCAACTTCTGAACAGGGTGGCTGTGATGCTAATAATGCTATCCTTTGCCTGGGCATCATTGACATTCTTCAAGATTATGATATCAGCAAAAGACTAGAACATGCATACAAGTCATTTCAGGTGGATCCCACTTCAATATCTGCTGTTGATCCAAAGCTCTACTCTAAAAGATTTCGAGATTTTATAAGTAGAATCTTTAAAGTAGACGAAGGGTAA